From one Brachypodium distachyon strain Bd21 chromosome 4, Brachypodium_distachyon_v3.0, whole genome shotgun sequence genomic stretch:
- the LOC100838328 gene encoding transcription factor TGAL4 isoform X1 produces MEEGSSSSGHHHPRHHSSKDPHQQHVLAGYGAGVGGFHGAAAMPTTTSSMPSASFFAEQEEGAGYLGELEEALMHHHHHHHQAGGSSKNTAIHHLHQQTVAAAAAAHHHGHGVHNNNTTMAAMAIPLPFHAGTTATGAAAARPPPTLDIFPTWTIRPLAPPHHHTPKEGSNLTADSTDSESSSKNNNIKHSPDHQKVQAVSMAMASQFHQISQQQQNHQQQQHHHQQKMATSSTHSDRTGKALDPNKIMRRLAQNREAARKSRLRKKAYIQQLESGKIRLAQLELDLNRARSQGLLLGGAPGGNCTADAAMFDAEYSRWLDDDSRRMIELRGGLHAHLPDSDLRAIVDDALTHYNELFRLKDTAARTDVFHLITGMWATPAERCFLWIGGFRPSDMLKTLVPQLDPLTEQQVSGICSLRQSLQQAEEALTQGLEQLHQSLADTVAGSGSLTDDTNMGSFLGDMALALGKLSNLENFVIQADNLRLQTLHQMHRILTVRQAARCFLAIGEYHNRLRALSSLWASRPREIMMADEGNCGELSIAAHPSESQYAAF; encoded by the exons ATGGAGGAGGGTAGTAGCAGTTCAGGCCATCATCATCCAAGGCACCACAGCAGCAAGGATCCTCACCAGCAGCATGTTCTTGCTGGCTatggcgccggcgtcggcggcttccatggcgccgccgccatgccaACGACGACCTCCTCCATGCCTTCCGCGAGCTTCTT CGCTGAGCAAGAAGAAGGAGCAGGCTACTTGGGAGAGCTGGAGGAGGCTCTCAtgcatcaccaccaccatcatcatcaagccggcggcagcagcaagaaCACTGCTATTCATCATCTTCACCAGCAaacagtagcagcagcagcagcagctcatcATCATGGCCATGGAGttcacaacaacaacaccacCATGGCAGCCATGGCCATCCCCCTGC CCTTCCACGCTGGTACTACAGCTACAGGAGCAGCTGCAGCTAGGCCTCCTCCTACACTGGACATCTTCCCCACCTGGACTATCAGGCCTCTTGCTCCCCCACATCACCACACCCCCaag GAGGGTTCAAATTTGACAGCAGACAGCACAGACTCAGAAAGCAGtagcaagaacaacaacatcaaGCACTCACCTGATCACCAGAAAGTGCAAGCAGTGAGCATGGCGATGGCCAGCCAGTTCCATCAGATTTCACAGCAACAGCAGaaccaccagcagcaacagcaccaccaccagcag AAGATGGCAACAAGCTCCACTCATAGTGACAGGACTGGCAAGGCACTTGATCCAAATAAG ATAATGAGAAGGCTAGCACAAAACCGAGAGGCTGCTCGAAAAAGCCGGCTGCGAAAGAAG GCTTACATTCAGCAGCTTGAGAGCGGCAAAATAAGGCTTGCTCAGCTGGAGCTTGATCTCAACAGGGCCCGTTCCCAG GGTCTCTTGCTTGGAGGAGCTCCAGGTGGAAACTGCACTGCAG ATGCTGCTATGTTCGATGCTGAGTACAGCAGATGGCTGGACGACGACAGCCGGCGCATGATTGAGCTCCGGGGAGGCCTGCACGCTCACTTGCCTGACAGTGACCTCAGGGCGATCGTTGACGACGCCTTGACCCACTACAATGAGCTGTTCCGCCTCAAGGACACCGCGGCCAGGACAGATGTCTTCCACCTCATCACAGGGATGTGGGCGACCCCCGCAGAGCGCTGCTTCCTCTGGATTGGCGGCTTCCGGCCTTCTGATATGCTCAAG ACACTGGTACCTCAGCTTGATCCTTTGACTGAACAGCAAGTGAGCGGCATCTGCAGCCTTCGGCAGTCGTTACAACAGGCAGAAGAAGCTCTCACCCAGGGCCTGGAGCAACTCCATCAGTCATTAGCAGATACGGTGGCAGGGAGCGGGTCTCTTACGGATGACACCAACATGGGGAGCTTCTTGGGTGACATGGCCCTTGCACTTGGCAAGCTGTCAAACCTAGAAAATTTTGTCATACAG GCTGATAACTTGAGGCTGCAGACGCTTCACCAGATGCACAGGATTCTGACAGTTAGGCAGGCAGCTCGATGCTTCTTGGCCATTGGCGAATATCATAATCGCCTCCGTGCCCTAAGCTCCCTCTGGGCTTCTCGTCCTCGAGA GATAATGATGGCAGATGAAGGCAATTGTGGAGAGCTAAGCATTGCAGCACATCCATCTGAAAGCCAATATGCAGCCTTCTGA
- the LOC100838328 gene encoding transcription factor TGAL4 isoform X2, with protein sequence MEEGSSSSGHHHPRHHSSKDPHQQHVLAGYGAGVGGFHGAAAMPTTTSSMPSASFFAEQEEGAGYLGELEEALMHHHHHHHQAGGSSKNTAIHHLHQQTVAAAAAAHHHGHGVHNNNTTMAAMAIPLPFHAGTTATGAAAARPPPTLDIFPTWTIRPLAPPHHHTPKEGSNLTADSTDSESSSKNNNIKHSPDHQKVQAVSMAMASQFHQISQQQQNHQQQQHHHQQKMATSSTHSDRTGKALDPNKIMRRLAQNREAARKSRLRKKAYIQQLESGKIRLAQLELDLNRARSQGLLLGGAPGGNCTADAAMFDAEYSRWLDDDSRRMIELRGGLHAHLPDSDLRAIVDDALTHYNELFRLKDTAARTDVFHLITGMWATPAERCFLWIGGFRPSDMLKTLVPQLDPLTEQQVSGICSLRQSLQQAEEALTQGLEQLHQSLADTVAGSGSLTDDTNMGSFLGDMALALGKLSNLENFVIQADNLRLQTLHQMHRILTVRQAARCFLAIGEYHNRLRALSSLWASRPRE encoded by the exons ATGGAGGAGGGTAGTAGCAGTTCAGGCCATCATCATCCAAGGCACCACAGCAGCAAGGATCCTCACCAGCAGCATGTTCTTGCTGGCTatggcgccggcgtcggcggcttccatggcgccgccgccatgccaACGACGACCTCCTCCATGCCTTCCGCGAGCTTCTT CGCTGAGCAAGAAGAAGGAGCAGGCTACTTGGGAGAGCTGGAGGAGGCTCTCAtgcatcaccaccaccatcatcatcaagccggcggcagcagcaagaaCACTGCTATTCATCATCTTCACCAGCAaacagtagcagcagcagcagcagctcatcATCATGGCCATGGAGttcacaacaacaacaccacCATGGCAGCCATGGCCATCCCCCTGC CCTTCCACGCTGGTACTACAGCTACAGGAGCAGCTGCAGCTAGGCCTCCTCCTACACTGGACATCTTCCCCACCTGGACTATCAGGCCTCTTGCTCCCCCACATCACCACACCCCCaag GAGGGTTCAAATTTGACAGCAGACAGCACAGACTCAGAAAGCAGtagcaagaacaacaacatcaaGCACTCACCTGATCACCAGAAAGTGCAAGCAGTGAGCATGGCGATGGCCAGCCAGTTCCATCAGATTTCACAGCAACAGCAGaaccaccagcagcaacagcaccaccaccagcag AAGATGGCAACAAGCTCCACTCATAGTGACAGGACTGGCAAGGCACTTGATCCAAATAAG ATAATGAGAAGGCTAGCACAAAACCGAGAGGCTGCTCGAAAAAGCCGGCTGCGAAAGAAG GCTTACATTCAGCAGCTTGAGAGCGGCAAAATAAGGCTTGCTCAGCTGGAGCTTGATCTCAACAGGGCCCGTTCCCAG GGTCTCTTGCTTGGAGGAGCTCCAGGTGGAAACTGCACTGCAG ATGCTGCTATGTTCGATGCTGAGTACAGCAGATGGCTGGACGACGACAGCCGGCGCATGATTGAGCTCCGGGGAGGCCTGCACGCTCACTTGCCTGACAGTGACCTCAGGGCGATCGTTGACGACGCCTTGACCCACTACAATGAGCTGTTCCGCCTCAAGGACACCGCGGCCAGGACAGATGTCTTCCACCTCATCACAGGGATGTGGGCGACCCCCGCAGAGCGCTGCTTCCTCTGGATTGGCGGCTTCCGGCCTTCTGATATGCTCAAG ACACTGGTACCTCAGCTTGATCCTTTGACTGAACAGCAAGTGAGCGGCATCTGCAGCCTTCGGCAGTCGTTACAACAGGCAGAAGAAGCTCTCACCCAGGGCCTGGAGCAACTCCATCAGTCATTAGCAGATACGGTGGCAGGGAGCGGGTCTCTTACGGATGACACCAACATGGGGAGCTTCTTGGGTGACATGGCCCTTGCACTTGGCAAGCTGTCAAACCTAGAAAATTTTGTCATACAG GCTGATAACTTGAGGCTGCAGACGCTTCACCAGATGCACAGGATTCTGACAGTTAGGCAGGCAGCTCGATGCTTCTTGGCCATTGGCGAATATCATAATCGCCTCCGTGCCCTAAGCTCCCTCTGGGCTTCTCGTCCTCGAGAGTAA
- the LOC100838027 gene encoding uncharacterized protein LOC100838027, giving the protein MFFFRTDGWPRMSSSSSSLASLPTSSSRLLLLPRQSRRAAPPTAGDRTRTRNFFFASPRPDPAPPSRSRPGPPMGISKVTGTAAAVLLLTSLALHHTRLRLLAIPSLATALVACAVTAASHTAVNVPWILGKSAATGRFPLWSFALFGPFLILARSYAMAKRFLRKKENVFDEIAQGLYLGGWPFLPAHLPPGGPSVVDCTCELPRSAFVDADEYLLVATWDTRAPAIAQIELAARWACEKRAQGKPVYVHCAFGHGRSACVMCAILVAAGIAEDWKRAEEIIRGKRKIKMNAQHRKTLEDWSKSRVVQKKDN; this is encoded by the exons atgtttttttttcgtaCGGATGGATGGCCACGaatgtcgtcgtcgtcttcttccctggcctccctccccacttcttcttcccgccttctcctcctcccgaggCAATCCCGGCGCGCCGCTCCCCCGACCGCCGGCGACCGCACCCGCACccggaatttttttttcgctTCTCCTCGACCCGACCCAGCCCCTCCGTCTCGATCCAGACCCGGCCCTCCAATGGGGATCTCCAAGGTAAcaggcacggcggcggcggtgctcctCTTAACCTCCCTGGCGCTCCACCAcacgcgcctccgcctcctcgcgaTCCCTTCCCTGGCGACCGCCCTCGTCGCCTGCGCCGTCACGGCGGCGTCCCACACGGCCGTCAACGTGCCGTGGATCCTCGGCAAGTCCGCCGCCACGGGCCGGTTCCCGCTCTGGTCCTTCGCGCTCTTCGGGCCTTTTCTCATCCTCGCGCGCTCCTACGCCATGGCCAAGAGGTTCCTGCGAAAGAAGGAGAACGTGTTCGACGAGATCGCACAGGGCCTCTACCTCGGCGGCTGGCCCTTCCTGCCCGCCCACCTGCCCCCTGGAGGCCCCTCCGTCGTCGATTGCACCTGCGAGCTCCCCCGGAGCGCCTTCGTCGACGCCGACGAGTATTTGCTCGTCGCGACCTGGGATACCAGGGCGCCAGCGATCGCCCAGATCGAGCTCGCCGCGCGCTGGGCCTGCGAGAAGAGGGCTCAGGGCAAGCCCGTCTACGTCCACTGCGCCTTCG GCCATGGAAGAAGTGCCTGTGTGATGTGCGCGATTCTAGTGGCGGCGGGCATCGCCGAAGACTGGAAGCGCGCCGAGGAAATCATCCGAGGGAAGCGGAAGATCAAGATGAACGCCCAGCACCGCAAGACCTTGGAAGATTGGTCCAAGAGCCGCGTTGTCCAGAAGAAGGATAATTAA
- the LOC100838627 gene encoding 60S ribosomal protein L7-1, with translation MHDPTSPDNEGTEEPAGRRRKGHKIVQWPEEFIRKFRDKKLDFLWMHTRLKARRLSPAESHDDAQLLFAICSSGTKELHPHIKKILARLRLTQMVTGMFLKTTEVNLKMLASVVPFVTYR, from the exons ATGCACGACCCCACCTCTCCCGACAATGAGGGAACTGAGGAGCCagcggggcggaggaggaagggccACAAGATTGTTCAG TggcccgaggagttcatcagGAAGTTCCGTGACAAGAAGCTCGACTTCCTGTGGATGCACACCCGCCTCAAGGCCCGCAGGCTCAGTCCCGCTGAGAGCCACGACGATGCCCAGCTCCTCTTCGCCATCTGCAGCTCCGG CACTAAAGAATTGCACCCACACATCAAGAAGATTTTGGCAAGGCTACGGCTGACCCAGATGGTGACCGGCATGTTCCTCAAGACCACCGAGGTGAATTTGAAGATGCTTGCTTCTGTTGTACCCTTTGTGACATATAGGTAA
- the LOC100844511 gene encoding cytochrome P450 94C1, which produces MEAMGMEGELPMLPWLARWGGQAFMVSSLLMASLAAVLLLARRWPWCGCHVCRAYLTGSWAKDFVNLGDWYAHLLRRSPTGTLAVHVLGCVVTASPANVEHVLRHRFDNYPKGKPFAAVLGDLLGGGIFNVDGDAWRRQRKMASLELGSVAVRSYAYSIVNQEVHGRLLPVLAAAAGNGAVVDLQDVFRRFAFDTICKISFGLDPGCLELDMPMSELAAAFDTASRLSAMRGAAASPAVWKAKRLLNVGSERELRKAIALVDELAAAMIRQRRKLGFDNSHDLLSRFMAASAGDDEHDDKYLRDIVVSFLLAGRDTVSSALTTLFMLLSEHPAVASAIRAELDLATSPESMATTYEQLKSLHYAHAVVYENMRLYPPVQFDSKFCAAADVLPDGTYVAAGARVMYHPYAMGRMPTIWGDDCESFRPDRWLTGAGGAFQPASLYRYPVFQAGLRVCLGKELAVMEMKAAAVAVVREFDVEIINGNGGASPKFAPGLTASISGGLPVRVRRLAPRSF; this is translated from the coding sequence ATGGAAGCCATGGGCATGGAAGGGGAGCTGCCAATGCTGCCATGGCTGGCGCGGTGGGGCGGCCAGGCGTTCATGGTCTCCTCCCTGCTCATGGCGtccctcgccgccgtgctcctgctGGCCCGCCGGTGGCCATGGTGCGGCTGCCACGTGTGCCGGGCCTACCTGACGGGGTCATGGGCCAAGGACTTCGTCAACCTCGGCGACTGGTACGCGCACCTgctccgccgctcgccgacGGGGACGCTGGCGGTGCACGTGCTGGGCTGCGTCGTCACGGCGAGCCCGGCCAACGTCGAGCACGTGCTCCGGCACCGCTTCGACAACTACCCGAAAGGGAAGCCCTTCGCCGCCGTGCTCGGcgacctcctcggcggcggcatcttcaacgtcgacggcgacgccTGGCGCCGCCAGCGCAAGATGGCCAGCCTCGAGCTCGGCAGCGTCGCCGTGCGCTCCTACGCGTACAGCATCGTCAACCAGGAGGTGCACGGGCGGCTCCTGCcggtgctcgccgccgccgccggcaatgGCGCGGTGGTGGACCTCCAGGACGTGTTCCGGCGGTTCGCCTTCGACACCATCTGCAAGATATCCTTCGGGCTCGACCCCGGATGCTTGGAGCTCGACATGCCCATGTCGGAGCTCGCCGCGGCGTTCGACACGGCGTCGCGGCTCTCCGCCATGCGCGGGGCGGCTGCGTCGCCGGCGGTGTGGAAGGCGAAGCGGCTGCTGAACGTGGGCTCCGAGCGTGAGCTCAGGAAGGCCATCGCGCTCGTCGACGAGCTTGCGGCCGCCATGATCCGGCAGCGGAGGAAGCTCGGCTTCGACAACAGCCACGACCTCCTCTCCCGGTTCATGGCTGCGAGCGCCGGAGATGACGAGCACGACGACAAGTACCTTCGTGACATCGTGGTGAGCTTCCTCCTGGCCGGCCGCGACACTGTCTCCTCTGCGCTCACCACGCTCTTCATGCTCCTCTCTGAGCaccccgccgtcgcctccgccatACGCGCCGAGCTTGACCTTGCCACCTCGCCGGAATCCATGGCGACGACGTACGAGCAGCTGAAGTCTCTCCACTACGCGCACGCGGTGGTTTACGAGAACATGCGACTGTACCCGCCGGTGCAGTTCGACTCCAAGTTCTGCGCGGCCGCCGACGTGCTCCCAGACGGCACCTATGTGGCCGCCGGCGCAAGGGTGATGTACCACCCGTACGCCATGGGCCGGATGCCGACCATCTGGGGCGACGACTGCGAGAGCTTCAGGCCGGATCGGTGGCTGACCGGCGCTGGAGGGGCGTTCCAGCCGGCCAGCCTGTACAGGTACCCGGTGTTCCAGGCAGGCCTCCGCGTGTGCCTCGGCAAGGAGCTTGCCGTCATGGAGATGAAGGCTGCGGCCGTCGCCGTGGTCAGGGAGTTCGACGTCGAGATCATTAATGGCAATGGCGGTGCGTCGCCCAAGTTCGCGCCGGGGCTCACGGCGTCCATTAGCGGCGGGCTCCCTGTCAGGGTCCGGCGTCTAGCACCAAGAAGCTTCTAG
- the LOC100844213 gene encoding probable ATP-dependent RNA helicase ddx5 has translation MAKGDDALARKRGKVRRKRMRSSENAVSTRVAAIIASKRRRKTGKRRGCEGMCFSLPSPEDPFNDRHGKKKKDGASPNPDAAISDDEPPKKKLKPPPKEKAAAAAGGGRGRRKNPVAPELEAGEEKYDRPSKFLVVCLNAIRDAAAAGVDGDLVHEDASWGLEFWKCCSASPPSDVLHAGEGCAPPGLAAWLISAACDIVARKEKLGVVVPCPFLLYIVPSQERALEVRLICKPLKSLGIHSVSLHPGASVEHQISGLKSCEPEFLISTPERLLELVSRKAIDISNVSMMAIDGLKTFMDLNISDKLYSIKGAISSDAQITIFNDTCDQSAVPVVKSLLRGRITKLSVNDCSLNHRSAFIAQHIHFCPSEEKKATQVKEILEHVLDSSASKTAKVLLVAADDHEAQNLASSLKLQTCAVIDDTHRGTFTICSSKGLINVLVKGQDSLAKSDIEEFEIVVVSDLPRSIDDYKEIISGMSRHAVSGEVHVIFSNDDAALADPLADVLSKCGQMVPKFVRKLCG, from the exons ATGGCGAAGGGGGACGACGCGCTGGCGCGGAAGCGCGGGAAGGTGCGGCGGAAGCGGATGCGGAGCAGCGAGAACGCCGTGTCCACGCGGGTCGCCGCCATCATCGCCTCCAAGCGCCGCCGCAAGACCGGCAAGCGCCGCGGCTGCGAGGGCATGTGCTTCTCCCTCCCGTCCCCCGAAGACCCCTTCAACGACCGCCACggtaagaagaagaaggacggCGCCAGCCCCAACCCCGACGCCGCCATCAGCGACGACGAGCCCCCCAAGAAGAAGCtgaagccgccgccgaaggagaaggccgccgctgctgctggcgggGGGAGGGGCAGGCGGAAGAATCCCGTggcgccggagctggaggcggGCGAGGAGAAGTACGACCGGCCGTCCAAGTTCCTGGTGGTGTGCCTCAACGCGATccgggacgcggcggcggcgggcgtcgaCGGGGACCTCGTCCACGAGGACGCCTCATGGGGCCTGGAGTTCTGGAAGTGCTGctcggcgtcgccgccgtcggacGTTCTCCACGCCGGCGAGGGGTGCGCGCCCCCGGGGCTGGCGGCGTGGCTCATCTCCGCCGCCTGCGACATCGTTGCTAGGAAGGAGAAGCTCGGGGTGGTCGTCCCTTGCCCTTTCCTCCTATACATCGTCCCCTCCCAGGAAAGGGCCCTGGAA GTGCGCTTGATTTGTAAACCGCTGAAGTCTCTTGGGATCCATTCAGTGAGCTTGCACCCTGGTGCTTCTGTTGAACACCAGATATCTGG ACTAAAGAGTTGCGAGCCGGAGTTTCTTATATCTACCCCTGAGAGGCTACTTGAACTGGTTTCGCGCAAAGCAATTGACATATCAAATGTATCGATGATG GCCATAGACGGATTAAAAACTTTCATGGACCTTAATATCAGCGACAAACTTTATTCTATTAAAGGTGCCATATCGAGCGATGCCCAGATAACTATCTTCAACGACACATGTGACCAAAGTGCGGTGCCGGTGGTAAAAAGTCTACTGCGGGGAAGAATTACGAAGCTCAGTGTCAATGATTGTTCTCTGAATCATCGAAGTGCATTTATAGCACAACATATACACTTCTGTCCTtcagaggagaagaaggcaaCGCAG GTGAAGGAAATTCTTGAGCACGTTTTGGACAGTAGTGCTAGTAAGACAGCAAAGGTTTTGCTAGTTGCTGCAGATGATCATGAAGCACAGAATCTTGCTTCATCCCTTAAACTTCAAACTTGCGCAGTGATAGATGACACGCACCGCGGAACATTTACCATATGCAGCAG CAAGGGTCTGATCAATGTCCTTGTGAAAGGCCAGGATAGCCTCGCAAAGTCAGATATTGAGGAATTTGAGATTGTGGTGGTTTCGGACTTGCCTCGTTCGATTGACGACTACAAGGAGATCATCTCGGGGATGTCTCGCCATGCTGTTTCAGGGGAGGTGCACGTCATTTTCTCTAACGACGATGCTGCTCTCGCAGACCCCTTGGCCGACGTCCTCTCAAAATGCGGACAGATGGTGCCCAAGTTTGTAAGAAAATTGTGCGGTTAA